One Sanguibacter sp. HDW7 DNA window includes the following coding sequences:
- the dapB gene encoding 4-hydroxy-tetrahydrodipicolinate reductase, whose amino-acid sequence MTSTIKVAVLGAAGRMGTNVCVAVEAAPDLELVARLDAGDDIAGGLAASGADVVVDFTIPAVTEANVHAAIDAGVHVVVGTTGWDDASRGRVTEHLARRAAEGTGVGVLIAPNFGLSAVLAMTFAAKAARYFESVEVVELHHPDKVDAPSGTARHTAHAIAAARAEAGFAPSPDATEDGWEARGMDVEGVRVHAVRLRGLVAHEEILLGNVGEQLTIRQDSFDRVSFMPGVLLGVREIGSRPGLTVGLENVLDLS is encoded by the coding sequence GTGACTTCAACGATCAAGGTGGCGGTGCTCGGTGCCGCGGGACGCATGGGGACCAACGTCTGCGTGGCTGTTGAGGCGGCGCCAGACCTCGAGCTCGTCGCTCGGCTCGACGCTGGCGACGACATCGCCGGCGGGCTCGCGGCGAGCGGCGCGGACGTCGTCGTCGACTTCACGATCCCCGCGGTGACGGAGGCCAACGTGCACGCCGCGATCGACGCGGGCGTCCACGTCGTCGTCGGCACGACCGGCTGGGACGACGCGTCCCGGGGGCGCGTGACGGAGCACCTCGCGCGCAGGGCGGCGGAGGGCACGGGGGTGGGCGTGCTCATCGCCCCGAACTTCGGGCTGTCCGCGGTCCTCGCCATGACGTTCGCCGCGAAGGCGGCGCGCTACTTCGAGTCGGTCGAGGTCGTCGAGCTCCACCACCCCGACAAGGTCGACGCCCCGAGCGGCACCGCGCGCCACACGGCGCACGCGATCGCCGCCGCTCGCGCGGAGGCGGGCTTCGCGCCGAGCCCTGACGCGACCGAGGACGGCTGGGAGGCGCGCGGCATGGATGTCGAGGGCGTCCGTGTGCACGCGGTGCGTCTGCGCGGGCTCGTCGCGCACGAGGAGATCCTCCTCGGCAACGTCGGCGAGCAGCTGACGATCCGTCAGGACTCCTTCGACCGGGTCTCGTTCATGCCGGGCGTGCTCCTGGGCGTCCGTGAGATCGGCTCACGGCCGGGCCTCACGGTCGGCCTCGAGAACGTCCTCGACCT
- a CDS encoding pitrilysin family protein: MSWNLPLTRAGEPGSELTAGQDGTVIRRSVLPGGIRVLTESMPGQRSASIGMWVGVGSRDETSGHFGSTHFLEHLLFKGTERRDAMAIAESFDAVGGEANAATAKESTCYYARVLDQDLPMAVDVIMDMMTSARLEEGELETERGVILEELAMNDDDPTDVVHEEFSKAVLGDTPLGRPIGGTPQAIRDVPRDAVWEHYRWHYRPETLVVTAAGSVDHDDLCRQVSEAAVAGGWTLDAGAAPRPRRGDDLGDVVLPAGVAQVEISRPVEQANVVLGTVGLKASDERRYVMTVLNATLGGGMSSRLFQEIREKRGLAYSTYSFASGYAGAGVFGLYAGCAPSRVDEVTALLVAELEKLADSGITEAELRRSQGQLRGGLVLGLEDSGSRMTRLGKSELTYGELLSVDEALERVGAVTLADVQSLAQELASRPRTTVRVGPFGS; encoded by the coding sequence GTGAGCTGGAACCTTCCTCTCACCCGTGCGGGTGAGCCGGGGAGCGAGCTGACCGCCGGGCAGGACGGCACCGTCATTCGACGGTCCGTCCTGCCCGGCGGTATTCGCGTCCTCACCGAGTCCATGCCGGGCCAGCGCTCGGCAAGCATTGGCATGTGGGTCGGCGTCGGCTCCCGTGACGAGACGTCGGGCCACTTCGGCTCGACGCACTTCCTCGAGCACCTGCTCTTCAAGGGCACCGAGCGCCGAGACGCGATGGCGATCGCCGAGTCCTTCGACGCCGTGGGGGGCGAGGCCAACGCCGCGACCGCCAAGGAGAGCACCTGCTACTACGCACGGGTGCTCGACCAGGACCTGCCCATGGCGGTCGACGTCATCATGGACATGATGACGTCGGCGCGGCTCGAGGAGGGCGAGCTCGAGACCGAGCGCGGCGTCATCCTCGAAGAGCTCGCCATGAACGACGACGACCCGACCGACGTCGTCCACGAGGAGTTCTCCAAGGCGGTCCTCGGCGACACGCCGCTCGGACGCCCGATCGGTGGTACGCCCCAGGCGATCCGCGACGTCCCGCGGGACGCCGTGTGGGAGCACTACCGGTGGCACTACCGTCCCGAGACGCTCGTCGTGACGGCGGCAGGAAGCGTCGACCACGACGACCTCTGCCGACAGGTCTCCGAGGCGGCCGTCGCCGGCGGCTGGACGCTCGACGCCGGTGCGGCGCCGCGTCCGCGACGCGGCGACGACCTGGGTGACGTGGTGCTCCCCGCCGGGGTCGCGCAGGTCGAGATCTCGCGTCCCGTCGAGCAGGCGAACGTCGTGCTCGGCACGGTCGGTCTCAAGGCGTCCGACGAGCGTCGGTACGTCATGACGGTGCTCAACGCGACGCTCGGCGGCGGCATGTCGTCGCGTCTCTTCCAGGAGATCCGCGAGAAGCGCGGCCTTGCCTACTCGACGTACTCGTTCGCGTCCGGCTACGCCGGCGCGGGCGTCTTCGGCCTCTACGCAGGCTGTGCGCCGTCGCGGGTCGACGAGGTGACGGCTCTGCTCGTCGCCGAGCTCGAGAAGCTCGCTGACAGCGGTATCACGGAGGCCGAGCTCCGCAGGTCGCAGGGCCAGCTCCGCGGCGGGCTCGTCCTCGGGCTCGAGGACTCGGGCTCGCGCATGACGCGTCTCGGCAAGTCCGAGCTCACGTACGGTGAGCTGCTCTCGGTCGACGAGGCGCTCGAGCGTGTCGGGGCCGTGACGCTCGCGGACGTCCAGTCGCTCGCGCAGGAGCTTGCGTCACGCCCGCGCACGACGGTCCGCGTCGGTCCCTTCGGGAGCTGA